The Arachis ipaensis cultivar K30076 chromosome B05, Araip1.1, whole genome shotgun sequence nucleotide sequence gccttgggggcctccgtccgacttgtgagtatgaacgaatgggggtggtacctgcaaagacactccgatgcctaagtcagcaagcgTGTGAgtaggtctagagagtattgggacttagggATACCTGAGAGATGTcattgtatttatagtggtgaactaaTAACCACCATTGAAGTAGTGCCACTTTTTAAGGGGAATAACCGGCCCTTTATTTTAGGGTGGTTGAGATATGGCtcttggaagtggttagagagattctaggggcagttatccTCTTGAGGGAGGGTTTATCTGCCAGCTGATCCTCgtaccgacttctttagagcaagtcgtgaagaTAGCCGACTTCGTGGCATCTGTTTTGTGTAGTGTGAGGTTCAActcctttgggttgggccttttacTTAGATCCTGGGTCTTAGCGTTGGGACATGGTATGAACaataatataatcaaaataaaaattaataatcttaaaaaaaataataaaattaaagataattaaagagattcaagataagattgaatatatatattttttatctattaGAATTATGGATGGAGATAAAGAATGTTTtggatataaattttaaaatttgcttctaattaaataaaatttgaaaaaataaataaatttaataatatttataaataactaatttttaaataatatcaataaatttttatattaattttgttacgtataataataaattaatatttttttaattttatttttaatttaaatttgaaaaatataaaattaatttttttaactcaataaaaaaaatagtatatataaaaataaaaacttcgAGAGCGTTAATATTGTTTATTGTTTTTGGTGTGTAAAAAGTACAAAAATGATGAGTAGTAATTGGAGGAGTTTAGATTAGATTAAATTGGAAGGCGGGCGGGTGTGGGTGAGGAATAATGTCAGTTGGGTTACTGAGCGACAAAAGCTGATTTGGTGTCATTGCTTCCGATCACTTTTACTCACTTTGCTTCTAAGGCATGCCATGTCCCAAATCCAAACTCAAACCTCTTCATCATCATACACAGTAGGAGGGTATTCTCGGAATTCAGCACACACTTTCTTATTATTAGAGAAATACACAGATACTACTCATTTTTGTTCATTTTTGCCCATGGGAGCCGCGGTTTAGTTTCTCATACAATGCACACAATCGTGtcctattattatattatttttcaaGACCACGTAACATTATCGACAAAATTTTATAGTAGTTTCTTATTACAAGATCGTCCCACGTTACAAGTTCAAATTTCAAACCTTCAGCTCTCTCTCCTTTAATGTGGCATTGAATAGGCATGGCATCTTATGAAAATTACATGTTTCCCGGCTTATTATTAACTCCAAATGGCATTGCATGGAAGCCACTCCATCCTTACCGTTGTTAATTAGAAGCCCTCCAAATTTGAGGGTCAGGGAGGTAGAAAATTATCTGTTAGACTGTTACCTTTGAAAACTTAGGTCCGTTTTGGCTTTTCTTACATGTAAATTTATATGCCATTGAGTATATGTGGCATGTATATAATTATTTCATTTTCTGGTTGACTACTCATTGCCATCACAAAACACAAAGTCAAACACAATCTTCTTAAGTCTTAGCtaaggagttttttttttttcttcttgggACAATACAATTGCATATTCAAATTGGGATAAAAGGATAAATTCCATAAAATTAACCTGAAGGAGGAATGgaaatatttgaaattaaaaaattattagcaTCATCCTAGTATAATGACCATAAGTTTCTTACATTTTTGGatgttaaaaaattttcaaatttcaattatgaTTCCGGTTAAGTCTGACCTATTAATATCAAAATataaacttattttttattaaatgagACCAAATTGAGGTTAGGGAATAGGGAAGATAGCAAAATGGTTTTGTAATTGTAATTGGAATTGGTTTGAGAATGAAGAAAGCTCTTGTTATAATGTTGGGATAAGTACTGATTTAgtctctaaaatttaaaattaaaattaaaattatttttaattttattttgaatttaattttttttcttctttacataacaaaattcagaattcaaatctaattaacaagaataaaaaatctccaaattcatcttcaattataagaacaaaaaatttataaatctaATTACCAAAAATAGTCAAATATTAGTTGTCTTCTTTTTTCATtaacaaaactaaaaactaaaaatatttaaatacaattatcaaaactcaaaaccaattataagaataaaaaatttttaaattcatcTCTAATTACAAGAACTAAAAATTCATAAATCTAATTATCAAAGATCAgtcaaatacaaaaaaaaaatatattgttcTTTCTCTAATTTCTCATCAAAacctcaaaataaaaaaaaagcaacTACAATCTAAAAACAATAACAAGaacaaaattaagaacaaaaattagaaaatcagaGATTGtgactaacaaaaaaaaattaagaacttGAATCTTAATTTGCTTGTGATGGCAATGAGTCTGGATCGCAAAGGGCAAGGAGGGAAGGAGAAGGGAGGCGCGGCAGCGATGCTGAAAAATGAGAGGAACACGATGACCACCACCACCATTACCTCGCCGACGACGATGAGAAACACGAGGGCCAGCTACGGTGCTGCGAAGGGGAGTCACGGTGCACGGTgcaattaatatttatattaaaaatataaaaattattaaattttaaatatttaaaatttactataaaaataaattagacaaAAATTAAATACTAACTAAGAGATGCAGTAAAAAAAATGGGTTGGGGGAATTAGAAGTTAGAAGAGAGCAAGCGGGAAAGTAAAGGATAGTTGAGAAGATGGGAAATCCAAAATGTGCGGCAATCAATCCAGCACGGTGGGCAACCACTACCACTATGCATTAGTGAAAAGTGAAAAGAAATATGCCCAATTTCCATTGCCCCTTTTTTTCCCATtcaggaaaagagaaggccaatTGTAGGTTAGAAAGTAAAAGAAGATGGCGGTTTCCTAGGTCTTTACGAATTTTGGTTTCGGGTGGGAAagtaacaccaacaccaacaccggATACGTTAtagtattattaatttattattattatcgatATTAATCACCCACCTTGTTTTGAGTTATGCCCAAAATTACAAAGCTAGAAATGGTAATATAAATACAATGATATTTGGTGGGACGTTGGTGATACGGTGCGGTTCATGCCAGCAAACAGAGATGGGAATCCTCGCTCGAAATTTCAGGTTATGAGTACGCaagcttttatttattttaatgaaGATGTACAGTTATTATGTATAAAGATACAAAAACGTATTTGAATGTATAAATACGTGGGGTAGAAGAAAAGTAAGTAGTAGTCATAGAGGAGGGTGAGGGTGTGGGTGTGGTGGagtgggaagagagagagagagagagaaaggaaagaGGCACTTTTTAGTAATAATCCATATCGAGACGCTTTCACCCCCCATTAAATGCTTTACCAAACTCCCCATCCTCTTCTCTTTCAATTTCATCCCTTCCCTTCTTCGTCATCGACTCTACCTCTATCTTCGTATCATCTTCTCATTAAGGTACTATTccttctcactctctctctccctctccctcgcGTTTGTGTTTGAAAAAGGGTTATATGTATGTAATTGTTAGGTGgaagaaagagaaagggaaaTGGAGTGCATGGTGGAGGGAGCGTTGAAGACGAGTTTTAGAAAAGAGATGGGGATGGGTATCAAATATACCACATCCCCGCAGAGGTCGTTCATGGAAGAACTTCAAAATGGCGCCCCTTCCGACGACTTTTTCGTTGACCAACTCCTTGACTTCTCCCAAGTAgaccaacaagaagaacaacaagaagaagaacaagagcaTAAGAAAGTTGGAGAAGACTCTGCTTGCGTGTCACTCTCGCCGCAACAGACCAACGACGTGGAAGAGACCTTTCCCTCTCTCCCCACCACAGACCTCAACCTTCCGGTACTTTCCCTCTCTCCCTCATTGTTTATTGTGTTGGTTGTTGAACCAACGATTCATTTGTATTTTTGACAGGATGATGTGGCAGACTTGGAGTGGCTCTCTCATTTCGTCGAGGATTCcttctctcaattctctcctcCCATCGTCCCCGCCGCCGTACCAACCTCAACCCCGCCTGCTCCGCCTCAACCTTGTTTCAACATCCCCGTTCCTGCCAAGGCGCGTAGCAAGCGAACCCGAACCGGTGTCAGGGTTTGGCCACTCGCCTCACCTTCCTTCGCCACCACTGACTCCTCCTCaaccaccgccaccgccacctCCTCCACCTCTTCTTCCCCTTCCAGCCCCTTGCTAATTTACGCCACAAACCTGTCCCAGACCATGGACCAGGTTAGCTCTGACGCTCCGCCGAAGAAGCCCAAGAAGAAGGCCTCTCCGGAAGGCGGATTTCCGGCACAGGCACCGCGCCGCTGCAGCCATTGCGGCGTCCAGAAGACCCCGCAGTGGAGAACGGGACCACTCGGGGCGAAAACGCTCTGCAACGCGTGCGGGGTTCGGTACAAATCGGGTCGGCTCTTACCCGAATATAGACCCGCTTGCAGCCCAACGTTCTCCAGCGAGTTGCACTCCAACCACCACCGGAAAGTTCTGGAGATGCGGCGGAAGAAGGAGACCATAGGTGGTGGGGTTGATACCTCCGGTTTGGCCCCTCNNNNNtgcttaatttaattttattttatttttagggaAAAAAAAAGGTAAGAAGTTAAGAACTAGGTAGGGGGAAAAGAAATTAGCGCAGAGTTTTAGAGccggtttggatgggacccgagtTTAGTGTACATTTCTTATCATGTGTTGGAGTGCGTTAGGTGCTAGGCATTGTAACTGATTAGGAGACTTTTTTACctgttcctttcttttttttaatatgaaagtttttgtttgaatttgaaattaattTACGTTATGGAATGACGAGGATGAGGTGGTTTTGCTTGAAATGAAACAGTTTAGGGGTGTGGGCGTTGAAAGGCATGaagcttatgaacaaaataaGGAAANNNNNNNNNNNNNNNNNNNNNNNNNNNNNNNNNNNNNNNNNNNNNNAACGTACTTTCCATGACTCAACTCAACTCTGCAATGCAAATCCAACGGCCCACCAACAGCAATCTCTCACATCTAGTTAAGTTACTTCAAACTTGAAAAGGCTTCGTAACGCCAAACTTGATTTGGACTCACTCACTCTAAAGTGTAAACACCTCCTTTTAATAACAATCACAATAATAATACCTACCTACTTTGGACTTTGGACTTTGGAGTGTAGTTCACGGTTAGCTTTATCCTTTGGACAATTTGAAGGGGTATGACGGTTTTCTGTTCAACAAAATTATACTCACTATAACTACAAGTATAATCCCGGGATTTCAGTAGTAAAGATCTGTAAGACTATATTTGGTGTTTGGGGTCTTAACTCTTAAGTGGGAAGAAATGAAGAATCGAACATGGAGCATAACGAGGTATTTGAGGCAGGTATCTGTGTATTGGGGGATAAAAACAAATGACATGATGACAAATTTTGGAATCTCTCTATATAGTGGCTTGATACACCATCATAATCCTGCTTTGTTAGCTATCTATCTGGATGGAAATCTGAATTTGGTGGTGTTTGTTTAAGTAGGTGGTATCTCGcatttaaatattgaatgctacCAGAAGGAGTTTGGTTGTGCTGAATCAATAAAGTCCTTACCTGACATCTGCATTGCATTCAGGCCCCCTTTTTTTCTTGTGGGGAATTCTATACTTCTAATCACGAAAACACCCTCTTCCCCATCCTTAATTCACATGAATGATATTTCAAAGCAGGCCTGCATAATGCTCTATTTATTGCTAACTACTTCACCCGCATTTCAAGTTTGGAGATGCGGTGTCGTTTTACAATAGAATTGAATGCATGCAAAACAGCAATAATATATGTTGTTGCCTCCGTCGATAATCTCAAAGCGTATTCTTTTGGAGTCAAGTGGAACTGAAGCAACTCACTCCCAATTTCGAAAGTCAATTTGCTATTTGATTACCATCCTCATCAGTATAACTTTTGGTTAATGCGTGTTTGCTAGAGTTATAATAGAGACCGAATAAAGAAATACGATTAGAGCAAATAATTATTCTAGCTAGCTAGTGTGGAAACGCTACTGTAACTGTGCAAGTGCTTTTTACCAAAATATAAAAAAGCCTTTAATGTTTCGTGGCAATCACGTGATGACTATATCTTACCCGTTCCGAACTACTTCTATAATGTCTATGATAGTAGCACAATAATAATTCTGCTACATACGCCACGATTTTGCTTATCTATGCTATTAAATTAATATGTATATTGATTTATTGATTCTATTTTTACTCGTAAATTTtgatgataaaataaaatatgggttcGGGTATTGGATTCATTATTGACACCATTAAATGTTATATTATAAAGTTCTTGAATTCGTGTACATGGGAGATTTTACATAAGCTCTAAGAGGGGGTACGTGTCCAGTAACGTTTATTTTTCAAATGGAAAAGAAACTATATATAGATCTTTATTATAGATCTatgattcaaaattcaaatcctaTTGAAACCGCAGCAAGCTAAGTGCGAGTTTGAATTCTAGTTCTTGGAATCAACCGAAAGAGTAATAGTGGCAGTAAAAAATAAAGGTAATAGGGTGAATAATAACGTGTGAGTCTGAATTTTAATTGAAGAATCATCCCCGGCACGTTATTATTGTAAATTATAAATGCAAAGAAAGAAGTTGGATTGTAATTAAGTATAATTAACAAACTAGCTACCAAAGAAGGAGCAAATATCTGCTGGAATATAATGGATATAAAGGTATGGTTGTTTTTAATTTGTTGCTACTTGCTACCCTGTTTTTTGAGAACACTTTATGGAAAAAGTAACATAGGTATCTCCATAAATCTACATATTAGGTTGCAACAATTATGCGGATGTTACCCAAGCTTTTTGACCACTATGTTTCTTTGATGAACGGTGATCATGTGCCCTGGACTCTACGTCCGTTCTCATTGCATCCTGCCCCCAATTTTTCTGTTAAAGACAAATGTCATTATGATGCAAGTTCGTATGTTATATTATGTTTGTATGTTATCTTGAGCACATGAGGTATTGTTAGTTTTAGAATTACGTGAATCAAATGCATTATCTTCCCTACAAGCTGATTAAATATCATTTCAATAACCATACGTATCAAATAAGCAATAATGGTAAAAATAGCTTTTATGATAATATTTTAAATGATCATTGTGTCCCTTGTAAAATAGCTTTTGAAAGAATGAATTGGGTATGATTAttgtttataataatttttttcatatgTTTATATACAGAAAGAGGATCATATGTCTAGTTATAACCTTATAAAAAATATGTGGACCAAATAATTATTTGGTTTATATTTTCATTCttctgttttaaaattttttttaagtaaaaaaagTTCAACACAATAAGGTGgagcaaaaaaaagagaaacaaaaactgATAACGCTAAAAATAACAATtccatctccggcattgccatcaataaCTAATCCGATGACTGACTCAGCCCAGCAAATTAAGAACTAATTCGCCGTGGTAGtgaactccatttaagggtttgaaCCCCCGACACTTACTTAAGCGGACTAGTAAACTAActactagaccaacccaacttggttaaTAATACTTAGTTAAAGTTCTTGAAAACCTGATATCCCAATGACTATGGCCCATTGATAAGAGCCCACTAAAATTTATTTTCAGAATCAAGCAATCATACATCCAGTTATGTATGGGCTTAGATATTGATACTTTGACCCAAACTGTATAATCAAAACAGATGGAGTCTTAAAAAAAGGTACAACAATATGGAGATTATTGATATCCAACTATTGGGCTTCTAATACTGTTTTATATGAGCCTATCCCTTTGTTTCGTTAGGCAATGAATGAATATGCACTGCCCTCTTTAGCAATACATTAAATCACATGGAAAGGTGCATGCGGGAGTTTATTAATGAATTTTCTTTTTGGTGACTAGGAGTTTATTAAT carries:
- the LOC107642928 gene encoding GATA transcription factor 5 (The sequence of the model RefSeq protein was modified relative to this genomic sequence to represent the inferred CDS: added 20 bases not found in genome assembly) produces the protein MLYQTPHPLLFQFHPFPSSSSTLPLSSYHLLIKVEEREREMECMVEGALKTSFRKEMGMGIKYTTSPQRSFMEELQNGAPSDDFFVDQLLDFSQVDQQEEQQEEEQEHKKVGEDSACVSLSPQQTNDVEETFPSLPTTDLNLPDDVADLEWLSHFVEDSFSQFSPPIVPAAVPTSTPPAPPQPCFNIPVPAKARSKRTRTGVRVWPLASPSFATTDSSSTTATATSSTSSSPSSPLLIYATNLSQTMDQVSSDAPPKKPKKKASPEGGFPAQAPRRCSHCGVQKTPQWRTGPLGAKTLCNACGVRYKSGRLLPEYRPACSPTFSSELHSNHHRKVLEMRRKKETIGGGVDTSGLAPPVVPSF